CGGATCCGATCGCTAAAGCTAGCGCGACCGATCCGCTTCATCGCCTTCAATTTGGAGGAACACAACCTACTTGGCAGCTTGGCCTATACCTCATTCCTACGAAAGAACCATCAGGCCATTCACGGAGCGATCGTGCTGGAATGCGTCGGCTATGCGAGCGATCAACACAACTCGCAGAAAATTCCCCCCGGTGTGCCCATCGCCGTTCCAACGACCGGCAATTTTCTCGCCGTGATCGGCAACAAGCGGTCAGAGGCTTTAACCGGCTCCGTTGCTAAGGCCATGCAGTCGCATCTCCCGATCGTTCCACTGGTCGTGCCGGGCAACGGAGAGAAACTCCCAGACACCAGACGCAGCGACCACACCTCCTTTTGGGAGCAAGGCTTTCCCGCCGTCATGCTCACGGATACCGCCAACTTCCGGAATCCCCATTACCATCGACCAACTGATACCCTCGACACGTTGAACCTCGACTTCATCGCCTCAGTAGCCGAAGGTGTCACGGCGGCAGTCATTGCACTGGTTGGTCAGCCGACTGCGTAGCTTTCATTGACCGACTTGGGTAGACTCCCCGGCCATGCTAAGCGGGATGGAATGAGACGACCATCTGTCATCAAGCCGTTCATTGACTCTCAAGAACTCGTCCGTTGCTTCAATGAAGATGAAATAGTGTGGCGCCGTTACGAGCAGAAACGCAGACTGCGTCGGTTGCGTGGCTTGCAGACACCACTCCCAGAAGAAGTCCTCGATGCTCTCGACTGGCTTGAAGCGGAGCAAGAATGCCAAAAAGCCCCGTCCATTGGAAGGCAGATCGCATGAGGCGTCCCAAACCCTTTGAGTCCCTGATTCTGACCATTCGAGGACACCGGGTGATGATCGACGCTGATTTGGCCGGCCTCTATGGCGTCGAGACACGAAAGCTGAACCAGGCAGTGAAGCGCAATGCCGATCGTTTTCCCAAAGATTTCATGTTTCGGCTCAACGCTGAGGAGAAATCTGAGGTGATCACAATTTGTGATTACCTCCACCACCTGAAATTTTCCAACAACCGGCGAGTCTAAGCTTAAGGAGAAAGCAATGACCAATCAGATGATCAAGTCCGTTCGAGTGATCGTGCAACCCCTTCCTGGCAGCATCATGGCCACCCTCTTTATGTCACCGAACTTCTCTCTCAGGCCACCAAGCAACTTACTCTCGGCCGCCGATGTTGCGATGTCACTGCATGGTAACTTGGTTCAATGGGCTGAGACGAACGACATATCGTGGGAGCGAGTGAAACCTCTGTCCGACAAGGAACGAGAAGCGCTCCTCGACAGTATGGGGCCAAGAGGATGCGTGACCGGGTACTTCCAGAGTACTGACCAGTTCCGATAAAACGTTTTCTGCAGGATCGATCCAGGCGAATTCACAATGAACCAGGTGGCGCAGAATCTAGGCATCTCGCGTTCTGCACTGGACAGTTTTAGTCGCCTTGGAGACAAGAAGAAGTGGTGGCAGTTCTGGAAGCGAAGGTTTCGGGAATATTCCCATGTTATTGAGCAACCCTAGGAAAATTCGGCATGACATAGGCATTGTTGACCAGACTGCAGCTGATCAAGGCCGATACATTTTACCCAGACATCGGCTCAACGACCTCTTCCAATCACTCATCCATCGCGCGTTCCAGGGGAAATTATGAGGGGTCTACTGTATTCTGGGTACAGAACGGTTTTGGTTTGAATGAAATCCATTGACGACATTCGCACTCAGTTGTCCCTCGGCCAGTTTGAGTTCAGCCGCCATGCGTTCAAGCGAGCTGTCGAGCAAACCATTAGCGAATTTGAAATTCGACAAGCCGGCGCGCAAGCGAGAATCATCGAAGACTACCCGGACGACAAGTATGCTCCAAGCTGCTTGCTGTTGGGGTTCACAGCGACTCGACGCCCTCTGCATATCCAGTGCCGTATGTGGACGCAGACTTGCTGAAGATCATTACGATCTATGAACCCGACGAAGCGGAGTGGTATGATTATTCCCGACGGAGGTAGCCATGTTCCGATGTCACGTGTGCGGGAAGACCGAAGGGCGGCAGGAGTTCGTCAGCGAGGTTTTCGATATTGATGGGAAAGCCGTGCGAGTCGAAAACATTCCTGCAACCGTATGCACTCAATGCGGCGAATCAGTTTTTAGCCGCGAAACAACTGAAAAGGTTCGTCGGATGGTCCATGGCGAAACGAAACCGATCAAATCCGTTCAGATGGACGTGTTCGCTTTCAGCTAAGTTTGGCGAACCTCAAGACATGGAAAACACGATGTCCAAGCGACTCCAGTTAGAAGTCACCACCCTCGCCTGAGCTGCAGTTCTCTCAGACTTACCAATTGCCGAGATTCGGCTGATGGAAACTCAGCAAGCCGCCTTCCGCCGACGTCTTGACGAGCTCTTCCAGTCGATACTCCATCGCGCGTTTCAGGGCGAATTGTACGCCCAATGAAGATGGGCTTCCTGAAACTCCTCTGTTATACTTCCCTTCGAAAAGGAGATCGCCATTATGAAGGAACAGCTTACCGCCGTGTTTCAGCAAGTTCCGGAAGGCTATATCGGGTTTGTCGAAGAGCTACCGGGAGTGAACACCCAAGGCGATACACTTGCTGAAGCGCGTACCAACCTCCACGAGGCGGTGCGACTTGTCTTGGAATCAAACCGCGCGTTAGCAGAAGAATCGCTGCACGATAAGACCGTCATCCGCGAGCCATTTGCCCTGATTTCATGAAGCGGATCGACCTGATCCGCCATATTGAAACGCATGGGGCCCAATTGCTTCGTGAAGGCGGTAATCACAGCGTCTATGTAAATCGTTCTGCGGGAAAGACTTCGACCGTACCCCGCCACCGGGAAATCAACGACTTTCTTGCTCACAAAATCTGTAAAGACTTGGAAATTCCCAAACCGTGAAGAAGAGACGTCCTGAATTGGCTATCGGTATCGTTACCTAAGCCGCTCCCGGCATTATCCATTCATTACATCACGATGTTCATGAATCATGAATATGGAGAAGTCCTGCAGCGCTTTTTTTGTACGCCTTCATGTCATGGGTGAGCGGCCATGCGAAAATACCTTTCTGGCTCAACTCGGCAAGCTATCGCTGAGGTATTTGATCGTCTCGATTACAAACGGCTCGAGTCCATCTATTGCTATGAAGGGGGCGATGAGTTTTGGCGTAAGAAGCGAGAGCCCTGCCGGCGACTAGGCAGCAAGGTAGCCGAAGCCCTCATAAAGAAGTTGCCGCCAGGGGGACGCAGTCTCTATGTGGGCGCCGGTGTGACGGAGTTGCCGGCATTACTAACCGAAGCACTCGAACTTCAGCGCCAGGTTGAACCCTATAATCTCCGACGGTCGGAAGTATCTATACTCAATCGCGCCTGCCGATCCTTGCCCGTAAGATTTAGGGCCCAGGACGCCTCTCTGGCAACTGGTCTCTTCGATCATCTCTGGATGGTCAGTGTGCTGAATGATCCTGAGCGGTTTCCGCACCTCTCACCGCTGTCCTATGGCCGAGCTGATCCGGTCACGTTTGATCCGGTACGATTCCAGAAGGAACGACGGATTGTCCAATTTATCGTGGACCGTTGCATGCCCAAATTGAAGGTGCCTGGCTTGGTGACAACCTCAACGGAGGAAGTGGTGTGGATTGCAGACTGGTGCCACCGTCATAAGCTCCCGTATCGCGTGGAGCGCAAACAGTATCCCACGGCACTCGTCGGTGATCCGATCTGTTTCATCAGGGTAGGTAAACGGCGGCGGGGTTAATGTCTGAGATCCCTCAGAGTTCAAAACCGGTTTTCTTACCTGTATCGTTCATATACCTTTTTGCATAGTTCACATAATTGTCCGCCGATTCCTTTATCCAGGCCAATTCCTTCTCCGTAACCGGGCGCTTGATTTTGGCCGGCGAGCCGAGGATTAAGCTCTTCGGCGGCACGATCGTGCCTTCGACGACCAAGGCTCCGGCTCCTACCACGGAATCCCCTCCGATCACCGCTCCGTCCATAATGATCGCACCCATACCCACCAGCACACGGTCCTGAATCGTACAACCGTGCAGCACGACATGGTGGCCGATCGTGACTTCGTTGCCGATGATCAGCGGATGTGTGCCGTGAGTCACGTGCAGCATGCAGAGATCCTGCACGTTGGTCCGATCTCCGATCCGGATGTAGTTCACATCGCCTCGGATCACGCTGTTGAACCAGACACTACAGTCCTCCCCCATGACAACATCGCCGATCATGACAGCGGTCTCTTCGATGAAGCATGAGCTGGGGATCGTCGGCCTGACTCCTTGAAAGGTTCGAATCATGATGGGCACTCTAGGGGAGTTGATTGATCTCCTGCAAGGGGCTACAAGGGTCTGATTGACAGTCTTTTTAACCCTCCCGTAGACTGTTTCCATGTCTCAGCCATTGATCATTCCGCGGCGGGCGAAACCGGAATCCCAAAGGGACAGGCACCGATCGCTGATCGGAGCCAGTCTCAAGAAAACTACGATCGGGTTTGTGAATCTTGGTTGTTCTAAGAATCAGGTCGACTCGGAAATCATGCTCGGGTCTCTCGTAGCCGAAGGGTTTCAACTGACCGGTGACCCGAAGCAAGCCGACGTAGTGATCGTCAATACCTGCGGGTTCATCGAAGAGGCCAAAGAGGAATCGATCAACACCGTCCTCGAACATGGGCGCCTGAAGAAAACAGGAACTTGCCGCGTCTTGATTGCAGCCGGTTGTTTAGCTCAGAGATATCAAGGAGACTTGCTGAAAGAATTACCGGAATTGGATGCGGTGGTCGGCACCGGGGAATTCGGCAGAATCGCCGACATCTGCCGGGACCTCCTAGCTCCCAAGAAGCGGCATCGACGCCTTTGGATCAGTCAGCCGCCCTATCTCTATGACGAGCTGGCGCCACGACTGAGACTCGGCAAGCAGCATAGCGCCTATGTGAAAATCGCCGAAGGCTGTAACCGTAACTGTACGTTTTGTGCTATTCCGCTGATGCGCGGGAAGCAGCGCAGCAGGCTGGTGGAATCCATTGTTGCCGAGGCGCGCCTGCTTGCCGATGAAGGCGTCAAAGAAATCAATCTGATCTCGCAAGATACAGTCAACTATGGTGTGGATCTCGGTCTTCGCGAAGGCTTGGTCCGTTTACTTCGCGAATTGGTCAAAGTCGAAGGCCTCCGATGGATTCGTCCGTTTTATCTCTATCCACAGCAAGTCACGGATGACCTGCTCGACCTCTACGCCGGCGAAGAAAAGATCACCAAGTATATCGACATGCCGCTCCAGCACATCAATGACCGCATGCTCAAACGCATGCATCGTCTGGGAGACCGCCCCGCGATCGAAGCCTTGGTCGATCGTATCCGGGCCCGTATTCCCGCGGTGACTTTTCGGACCGCGTTCATCGTCGGTTTCCCGGGAGAAACCGACGCCGCCTTTACCGAGCTGAACGACTATGTGGAACAGGCTGAGTTCGACCGGGTCGCCGTGTTCCACTACTCGGACGAGGAAGGGACCGGAGCAGCCGACTTGGATGAGAAAGTCGAGCGGGAAATCATGGATGAACGTCGCAACACCCTCCTCTCCCTCCAAGAATCTATTTCTGCCGCCAAAGGCAGGGTAAAAGTCGGCAGCACCCTCGAGGTGTTGATCGATGGACGATCAGAAGAAACACAACATGTGCTGGAAGGGCGCCACGAAGGGCTCGCCCCAGAAATAGATGGTGTTGTCTACATCGACGAAGACTCGACTTCAAACACCCACGTACACCATCCCCGCCTCGAGATGTCTTCTCCCAAGCCAGGCGATTTCTGCACGGTTGAGATCACCGACGCCGCAGCCTACGACCTGGTCGGCCGCATCGTTACGAAACCAGGTTGCTGAGTCGTCCTTCGCCCCGATCTGTTACACTGATTGCTGCCGCCTCCACAGGAGCGAAGGTCGATGACCTCACCGAGGAAAGACTCGATCGTTCTCTTGATCCACTGCAAAGACCGGAAAGGCATCGTCGCGCGAGTGTCTGGGTTCATTCACGATTTCGGGGGCAATATCCTCGATTCCGACCATCACACCGATGATGACACGAACGACTTTCTCATGCGCATGGAATTCGCCACGGAGGGATTCCAAATTCCTCCGGACGACATACCGGCTGCCTTCGCTCCGATCGCCAAAGTGTACGACATGCATTACGACGTGCATCCCTCCAGTCGACGGACGCAAGTCGGCATGTTGGTTTCGAAACAGGATCATTGTCTGGCCGATCTGCTCCAGCGGCACCGCCGAGACGAACTGCATATCGATATTCCTGTTATCATTTCGAATCACGACACCTGCGCCAGCTGGGCTGATCTCTTTAAGATCCCGTTTGCCGTTTATCCCGTTACCAAAGAGACCAAGCCTCAGCAGGAACAGCAAGTCTTGGCGCTCCTGAAAGAGCAGCGTGTAGAACTCGTGGTCATGGCTCGCTACATGCAGATCCTCAGCGCGGACTTTCTTGCTCAGGTTGGCTGCCCTGTCATCAACATCCATCATTCTTTCCTCCCTGCCTTTATCGGAGCCAATCCTTATCGGCAGGCCTATGACCGGGGTGTCAAGATCATCGGAGCGACGGCGCACTACGCCACTCAGGATCTGGATGAGGGCCCCATCATCGAGCAAGGCGTGATTCGCGTGGGACACCGGGATACCGTAGAAGATCTCGTGCGCAAAGGGCGGGACCTGGAGGAAATTGTGCTTGCCCGCGCGGTCCGGCGGCATATCGAACGGCGTGTCTTGGTCTATGGGAGAAAAACGGTGGTGTTCGACTAGCGGCTGTTGAAAAAGGGAGCAGGTCATCCGATCCGATCCGACCCGCCCCCTTTTGGTCCTTCGCAGGATTACACCTTCACAGATATGAACAGCTGATTCCCACGTCGATTGACCAAGATCAGCACGCTGTCTCCCTTTTTGATGTCGGAAGACGCCTTCTCAAAGTCCTTCACGGACTTGATAGATTGCCGATTGATCTCTCGGATCACGTCGCCCGGCATAAGGCCGGCCTTCTCCGCTCCGCTGTCCGGAGCAACCCTGGTCACCACCACGCCTCGCTTCCCCTTAAGGCCGAGTTCGTTGGAGGTAGCCTGATCTAAGTCTTCTACCGCGAGGCCGGAGAAGGCATAGTCCGTTTCGCCTCTTTCCCCCTTGGCGACTTTCGTTTCATCGGGCTGGTCGACAATTTTGACTGTCATCCCACGTTCTTGACCGTCACGAATCACTTTCACCGGCACGGTGGTGCCGATCGAAGTCCTGGTCACCAGTCGCTGCAACGTGACCCCATCCTCCACAGGAGTGCCCTGATACTCGACAATGACGTCTCCCTGCTTCAATCCGGCCTGTTCGGCCGGGCTGTCTTCCCGGACGTCGCTGACCAAGGCGCCTTTGGAATTCTTGATATTGAATGACTTCGCCAGGTCTTGGTTCAGATCCTGAATGCCGACACCGAGATACCCTCGGACAACCCTGCCTGTCTTGAGCAAACTCTCATAGATTGGCTTGGCCATGGTTGTTGAGACGGCAAAGCCAACGCCTTGATAGCCGCCGGTCTGGGAGAAAATTGCCGTATTAATGCCGACGAGCTCACCTCTGGTATTGACCAAAGCACCGCCTGAGTTACCCGGATTGATGGCCGCATCTGTTTGAATGAAATCCTCATACTGAGTGATGCCCATGTGGCCTCGTCCGACTGCGCTCACAATCCCGAGGGTCACGGTGGAATTCAATCCAAACGGATTGCCGACGGCTAACACATACTCACCGACTTGCAAGCGTGACGCATCACCCCAGGACAACGCGGAAAGATCGGTCACGTTGATCTTGACCACCGCAAGATCCGTCTTTGGGTCGGTGCCGATGATCTTGCCCTTGAACTCACGTTTGTCGGGGAGCGTGACATTCACTTCGCGAGCCTTGGCAATCACGTGATTGTTGGTCAGGATATATCCATCCGATGAGATGATGACGCCGGACCCTTGTCCTCTCCGGGGCCCTCGATGTTCATAAGGGTCGGCCGGTCCCCTCCCACGAGGCCCGAACGGTTTTCCGAAGAATTCTTCCATTCGTCCTCGTAGCTCGTCAGGGACAGAAAATCCCTCTGAAGCTTGCTCCGTCATGACTGTCGTGATGTTGACGACCGCCGGAGTCACCTGTTTGGCGACTTCCGTGAAGCCACTCGCCGGCCTATCTACGGCTACTTGCATGGAGGCCGGAGACGGCGCATCCGATGCATGGGACGCGGTGAGTGAGTGGTTGCCCCAGATCAGGGCACCGCTTACAAGACCGACGCCAATCACGAAACCGATGGCACGATATGGATGCGATGACATGACTTCCCCCTTGTAATGCTGTGGTCGAATAATCGCCAGAGAACGAGTTCATGACCGCAAGGATGCTTCCCGGTTTTGATTAAAAAAACTAACAACCGGTAATGAGAGAGAGATTAATCGGGAATTAGACTTCGCTAAGCAGCGGAATGGGCGAGCGGTAGTACAACAGTGAAGGTTGATCCCTGGCCGAGATCACTTTTGACTTCTATCCGTCCCTTGTGCAAATCGACGATCCAAGCACAAATGGCGAGGCCGAGACCAGTTCCCTTCTTCGTGTGGGCACGAGCGACGTCTGTGCGGAAGAAGCGTTGGAAAATCCGCTTGTGGTCTGCCTGGGCAATGCCGATGCCGTGGTCCGTGACCGACAGCCTGGCCTCTCGACCATCATTCAACAACGAAATCTCGACCTTTCCTCCCTGGTACGAATACTTCATCGCATTCTCCACGAGATTGAGCAGCAACTCGCGAAGCCGCAAGTCGTCGCCTTGCACAACCACCGGCATCACTGTTCCCAGTACAACCTCGATCTTTCGGTCCTGCCCGAGTTGCGTGGCCTGGCGATGAATATCTTCGACGAGAGACTCCATCCCAACGGGTAACGAGTCCAGTTTGACTTCTCCCATGTCGGCACGAGAGAGGAACAACAGTTCGTCGACAATCCTGCTCATTCGATCAATCTCTTCCAAATTGCTCTCAAGCACCGACTTATAGTCTTCGAGTGCACGAGGTCGCCGTAGAACCAGGTCCGTCTCACCCTTCATCACCGTGAGGGGAGTCCGCAACTCATGCGACGCATCACTGGTGAACTGACGGATTTGGCTGAAGGAGGCATCCAGTCGGCCGATCATGTTGTTGAAGGTGGCGGCCAGCCGGCCGATTTCGTCATGCGCCGCCGGCATGCTGAGACGCTGGCTGAGATCACCGGCGGTAATGCGCTGCGCGGCAAGGGTAATCTTATCGACAGGACGTAACGCTCGCCCTGCCAAGAACCATCCCCCCGCGAGGGACACAGCCAGAGCGATCGGAATTGCCACCACAAGCAGAATCAGGAAGCGATGGAGGGTTTCTCCGACCGATTCCATCGACGTGCCCACTTGCACGATGTACAAAAGATTACCCCGGTACATGATGGGCATGGAGATCAGCCGCAACGGAGGCTCATTGGGATACTTAGCCGACTCGAAAATGCTCTGTCCGGCGAATGCGGTATCGAGAGCGGTTCGACTGAGTGGAACTTCATGCTGTTTGATGTTGGGAGAACGGATCGAGATGGTGCCGGAGGGGCTGAAGATCTGGAAGAACTTATCGATGCGGGCCAGTTCTGGAAATTGGGAGAGCAATTCCTCTTCACTAATCAGAGGAAGAAACCCACGCTCTTCGAGCGACCGCACAGCCGTCGTCGCCGTTTCTTCGAGGGATTGATCGACGGCGTCGCGCAAATTTCGCGCGGTCATGGCGTACAGCACCACGGAGAACACCATGAGGACCATGGCCAGGGCGGTCCCGTACCAGAGGGTCAGCCGAACACGTAGCGGCATAGGTCAGCTCCTGGTCGGTGGTGGCGAAATGATACCGTCGCAGAACCTGCTTGTCGGTTTAGCGCATCTCGAACACGAAGCACGGAAGCAATGGTTGCTTCGGCACAGTACTAGTCAGCCTTCAGCATATACCCGCTACCGCGAATGGTATGGATCAATTTCTTGGTTCGGCCTCGATCGATTTTATTCCGGAGGTAGTTGACATAGACATCGATGACGTTGGTGAAGGTATCGAAATCTTGATTCCACACGTGTTCGGAGATCATGGGCCTGGTGAGCACGCGGCCGGTATGACGCATCAGATATTCGAGTAAGGCGTACTCTTTCAGCGTCAAATCGATGCGTTGCCCCCCCCGCGTGACGTCACGGGTCGCCGGGTTGAGAATCAGATCCTCCACCTGGAGGATTCCTGGGCTCTCGGATGCCCCACGACGCAACAGGGCCCGCACGCGCGCCAAGAGTTCATCGATCGCAAACGGCTTGGTCAAGTAATCGTCGGCCCCGGCATCCAGCCCTTTGACCCGTTGGTCGATCTGGGATTGAGCAGAGAGAATCAGCACCGGGGTGTGGATCCGTTCCCGACGGATATTCTTCAGCACATCCAGACCGGACATCGACGGCAACATCACGTCGACGACCAGGAGGTCGTAATTGATCGCCAGGGCCATCTCTAACCCTTTGGCTCCGTCCTCACAGAGATCGACGGCATAGCTTTCTTCTTCAAGCGCTCGCTGAATAAAAGAGCCGACTTTGGTTTCATCTTCTATGACAAGCACACGCATACACACTCCGACACATGTTGGGCAGCGGCGTGATTATACCAGACCGATGAATGTGAATCTTGCAGTGTCCAGATGCGCTCGATCGTTCCCGAAGCCGTGGCTAGGTCGAATCCCCGGGGAATGTCTGTTCCAGAGAGGTAATCATGGGCTTGCCGTCGCGGATATTGAAGACCAGCGTTTCTTCGCCTTCCGTCTTGAATTCTCGATTGGCTTGTAGAAGTGTCTCCGTCGATTTAAAGGACACTTTCGCGCTTCGCTCATCCGAGGCCAACGAGACGGACGTATTCGTGCGAGTGAAGTCCTTGGCGCTGGGAAAGGCGAAACTCATGGCGAGGGTCTTCCGGTAGTCTGCCCTCGTCAGCAGGGCCATCTGTTGTTGCGGGCCTTGTTTCAGATGAATGGTGATGGTCGCGTCGTGGGTGATGTGGCGCAGGACGCCGTCGACATCCTTTCGTCGAACAGCCTCGTCGAGTGCGCTGAGCAGCCGATCGATCCCTTCACGAGTCAGACGGACATCGGGCTTGGAGGGCTTCGATCGCGAGTCTGTGAGAACCACGTTAGGCTGACTTGCCGGGAAGTGGGGAACCAGAAAGCTGAACCCCAGACTCTGGTTCTTCACAATCGCATATCCCGCGTATCCCATGATCGCGGCAGTACCGAGAACAAACACTATGCCGATAGCCTTTACCATAGAGAAGCGACGCGGCGATCCATTCTCCGTCCTCTCATCCATCGGAGCCCCGCTTCATGGCAACCATTGGCCAGCTCTCCGGACCGAAGGTATGAGCTAACAATAGCGTGAATTATGCGAAAAGCAATCAAAGCCCGGGGCTCTG
This region of Nitrospira sp. genomic DNA includes:
- a CDS encoding ATP-binding protein: MPLRVRLTLWYGTALAMVLMVFSVVLYAMTARNLRDAVDQSLEETATTAVRSLEERGFLPLISEEELLSQFPELARIDKFFQIFSPSGTISIRSPNIKQHEVPLSRTALDTAFAGQSIFESAKYPNEPPLRLISMPIMYRGNLLYIVQVGTSMESVGETLHRFLILLVVAIPIALAVSLAGGWFLAGRALRPVDKITLAAQRITAGDLSQRLSMPAAHDEIGRLAATFNNMIGRLDASFSQIRQFTSDASHELRTPLTVMKGETDLVLRRPRALEDYKSVLESNLEEIDRMSRIVDELLFLSRADMGEVKLDSLPVGMESLVEDIHRQATQLGQDRKIEVVLGTVMPVVVQGDDLRLRELLLNLVENAMKYSYQGGKVEISLLNDGREARLSVTDHGIGIAQADHKRIFQRFFRTDVARAHTKKGTGLGLAICAWIVDLHKGRIEVKSDLGQGSTFTVVLPLAHSAA
- a CDS encoding gamma carbonic anhydrase family protein, whose product is MIRTFQGVRPTIPSSCFIEETAVMIGDVVMGEDCSVWFNSVIRGDVNYIRIGDRTNVQDLCMLHVTHGTHPLIIGNEVTIGHHVVLHGCTIQDRVLVGMGAIIMDGAVIGGDSVVGAGALVVEGTIVPPKSLILGSPAKIKRPVTEKELAWIKESADNYVNYAKRYMNDTGKKTGFEL
- a CDS encoding type II toxin-antitoxin system HicB family antitoxin, with product MKEQLTAVFQQVPEGYIGFVEELPGVNTQGDTLAEARTNLHEAVRLVLESNRALAEESLHDKTVIREPFALIS
- the rimO gene encoding 30S ribosomal protein S12 methylthiotransferase RimO — translated: MSQPLIIPRRAKPESQRDRHRSLIGASLKKTTIGFVNLGCSKNQVDSEIMLGSLVAEGFQLTGDPKQADVVIVNTCGFIEEAKEESINTVLEHGRLKKTGTCRVLIAAGCLAQRYQGDLLKELPELDAVVGTGEFGRIADICRDLLAPKKRHRRLWISQPPYLYDELAPRLRLGKQHSAYVKIAEGCNRNCTFCAIPLMRGKQRSRLVESIVAEARLLADEGVKEINLISQDTVNYGVDLGLREGLVRLLRELVKVEGLRWIRPFYLYPQQVTDDLLDLYAGEEKITKYIDMPLQHINDRMLKRMHRLGDRPAIEALVDRIRARIPAVTFRTAFIVGFPGETDAAFTELNDYVEQAEFDRVAVFHYSDEEGTGAADLDEKVEREIMDERRNTLLSLQESISAAKGRVKVGSTLEVLIDGRSEETQHVLEGRHEGLAPEIDGVVYIDEDSTSNTHVHHPRLEMSSPKPGDFCTVEITDAAAYDLVGRIVTKPGC
- a CDS encoding response regulator transcription factor, with protein sequence MRVLVIEDETKVGSFIQRALEEESYAVDLCEDGAKGLEMALAINYDLLVVDVMLPSMSGLDVLKNIRRERIHTPVLILSAQSQIDQRVKGLDAGADDYLTKPFAIDELLARVRALLRRGASESPGILQVEDLILNPATRDVTRGGQRIDLTLKEYALLEYLMRHTGRVLTRPMISEHVWNQDFDTFTNVIDVYVNYLRNKIDRGRTKKLIHTIRGSGYMLKAD
- a CDS encoding YgiT-type zinc finger protein, whose product is MFRCHVCGKTEGRQEFVSEVFDIDGKAVRVENIPATVCTQCGESVFSRETTEKVRRMVHGETKPIKSVQMDVFAFS
- a CDS encoding DegQ family serine endoprotease, which codes for MSSHPYRAIGFVIGVGLVSGALIWGNHSLTASHASDAPSPASMQVAVDRPASGFTEVAKQVTPAVVNITTVMTEQASEGFSVPDELRGRMEEFFGKPFGPRGRGPADPYEHRGPRRGQGSGVIISSDGYILTNNHVIAKAREVNVTLPDKREFKGKIIGTDPKTDLAVVKINVTDLSALSWGDASRLQVGEYVLAVGNPFGLNSTVTLGIVSAVGRGHMGITQYEDFIQTDAAINPGNSGGALVNTRGELVGINTAIFSQTGGYQGVGFAVSTTMAKPIYESLLKTGRVVRGYLGVGIQDLNQDLAKSFNIKNSKGALVSDVREDSPAEQAGLKQGDVIVEYQGTPVEDGVTLQRLVTRTSIGTTVPVKVIRDGQERGMTVKIVDQPDETKVAKGERGETDYAFSGLAVEDLDQATSNELGLKGKRGVVVTRVAPDSGAEKAGLMPGDVIREINRQSIKSVKDFEKASSDIKKGDSVLILVNRRGNQLFISVKV
- a CDS encoding M28 family peptidase, which translates into the protein MPADRNRLKDDLHHLVEERHPLSSPVRLQQTEVYLRRRFSEAGLAVTAHEFEALGKTYRNVIGTARSTSLHDEQAPPLILAAHFDTVEGSPGADDNASALVVLLDVARRIRSLKLARPIRFIAFNLEEHNLLGSLAYTSFLRKNHQAIHGAIVLECVGYASDQHNSQKIPPGVPIAVPTTGNFLAVIGNKRSEALTGSVAKAMQSHLPIVPLVVPGNGEKLPDTRRSDHTSFWEQGFPAVMLTDTANFRNPHYHRPTDTLDTLNLDFIASVAEGVTAAVIALVGQPTA
- the purU gene encoding formyltetrahydrofolate deformylase, which translates into the protein MTSPRKDSIVLLIHCKDRKGIVARVSGFIHDFGGNILDSDHHTDDDTNDFLMRMEFATEGFQIPPDDIPAAFAPIAKVYDMHYDVHPSSRRTQVGMLVSKQDHCLADLLQRHRRDELHIDIPVIISNHDTCASWADLFKIPFAVYPVTKETKPQQEQQVLALLKEQRVELVVMARYMQILSADFLAQVGCPVINIHHSFLPAFIGANPYRQAYDRGVKIIGATAHYATQDLDEGPIIEQGVIRVGHRDTVEDLVRKGRDLEEIVLARAVRRHIERRVLVYGRKTVVFD
- a CDS encoding ORF6N domain-containing protein — translated: MRRPKPFESLILTIRGHRVMIDADLAGLYGVETRKLNQAVKRNADRFPKDFMFRLNAEEKSEVITICDYLHHLKFSNNRRV